One region of candidate division WOR-3 bacterium genomic DNA includes:
- a CDS encoding GYD domain-containing protein has protein sequence MATYILVTKLSPELTRDLRKRAEIGRQWMERVKKDCPEVKFIAHYALLGPYDFLDIYEAPNEEIAAKVSMISLSGGALSAESWTAIPYKRFLELIKDL, from the coding sequence ATGGCAACTTATATTCTCGTCACAAAATTATCGCCGGAACTGACCCGGGATTTAAGAAAACGCGCCGAGATTGGCAGGCAATGGATGGAAAGGGTGAAGAAGGACTGTCCAGAGGTGAAATTCATTGCCCATTATGCCCTTCTCGGACCTTATGATTTCCTTGATATTTATGAAGCACCCAATGAGGAGATCGCAGCGAAGGTTTCCATGATCAGCCTCTCGGGCGGTGCACTCTCCGCGGAGTCCTGGACCGCGATACCTTACAAGCGATTTCTGGAATTGATAAAAGACCTTTAA
- a CDS encoding M1 family aminopeptidase, which produces MAVFLIFLLSQELNMEKKQVFHPEMLRADSIHSYDVLHYLIKLNLPMNSRYLAGGVTVAMRSNIHNLNRVDLYLLGLNVDSVKVDGINASYTHIAETIWVTLPHLYHQGDSFDVFIGYSGTASGNMGYLFYQSLHPIAYTLGCPFAEKRWFPCYDQLWDKADYGVEFYITVPDSFTVCATGAFLGKTVAQGYATYHWKHCYPIAPYLIHFASSIYTTYSDWYHPASGESLEIKYYFWPEDTVYAPTAFALITDMIAFYDSLFGPYPFERYGMDVVTPFSYGGMEHQTISTIHRQWLISNDYYGMAHELSHQWWGDMVTCFGWQNVWLNEGFATYCDALYLEHRQGHQAFINTMLNRLNNYFSAETANPHPIYNPPSNLIFSWGHSYCKGSWILHMIRYLCGSDSLWLRLLATYRDSFAYKNASTSDLNRIMNQVLNGNYDWFFNEYVYDMGYPYYNVVWNKVYEPPNWRLVLDISQIQTIGPSIFHIPLPLGIGFSNNDTIIILPINQSPQHFEFLLPQEPLSIIVDPEHWVIQKNIVTGIYEQKESTLSPCSDLPNVGRRIILASKQPREIEIYDVLGRQILKGKIKNLVFEPKDAGVYFIKVEDARKKIVIIK; this is translated from the coding sequence ATGGCGGTTTTTTTAATCTTTCTTTTGTCCCAGGAGTTGAATATGGAGAAGAAACAAGTCTTTCATCCAGAGATGCTCCGGGCTGATTCCATCCACTCCTACGATGTCCTCCATTATCTAATAAAACTCAACCTGCCCATGAATTCCCGATACCTTGCCGGTGGGGTTACCGTCGCCATGCGGAGCAATATCCATAATTTAAACCGGGTTGACCTTTATTTATTGGGCCTAAATGTGGATTCGGTCAAAGTTGATGGAATAAATGCCTCTTATACCCATATTGCCGAGACCATCTGGGTGACTTTACCCCACCTTTACCATCAGGGTGATTCATTTGATGTGTTCATCGGCTACAGCGGAACAGCTTCGGGAAATATGGGCTATTTGTTCTATCAGAGTCTCCATCCCATCGCCTACACCCTGGGATGTCCTTTTGCTGAGAAAAGATGGTTTCCCTGTTACGATCAACTCTGGGATAAGGCTGATTATGGAGTTGAATTTTATATCACTGTTCCGGACTCCTTCACGGTTTGTGCCACCGGCGCATTTTTAGGAAAAACCGTTGCTCAAGGTTATGCCACATACCACTGGAAGCATTGTTATCCCATCGCCCCTTACTTAATACACTTTGCTTCCAGCATCTATACGACCTATTCTGATTGGTATCATCCCGCATCCGGTGAGAGTTTGGAAATCAAATATTACTTCTGGCCCGAAGATACTGTTTATGCACCGACCGCCTTTGCACTGATTACGGATATGATAGCATTTTATGACTCGCTATTCGGTCCCTATCCATTTGAAAGGTATGGGATGGATGTGGTAACGCCGTTTTCATATGGCGGGATGGAACATCAGACGATAAGCACCATCCACCGGCAATGGCTAATTAGTAATGATTATTATGGAATGGCACACGAACTTTCCCACCAGTGGTGGGGCGATATGGTGACCTGTTTCGGTTGGCAGAATGTCTGGCTCAACGAAGGTTTCGCTACTTATTGTGATGCCCTATATCTTGAACACCGGCAGGGACATCAGGCGTTCATCAACACCATGCTCAACCGATTGAATAATTATTTCAGTGCAGAGACCGCCAATCCCCATCCGATCTATAATCCTCCTTCCAATCTCATATTCTCCTGGGGGCACAGCTATTGTAAGGGATCATGGATACTCCATATGATCAGGTATTTATGCGGCAGCGATAGTCTCTGGTTAAGATTGCTTGCCACCTACCGGGATTCATTTGCGTATAAAAATGCCTCCACCAGTGATTTAAACCGGATAATGAATCAGGTTTTGAACGGTAACTATGACTGGTTCTTCAATGAGTATGTTTATGATATGGGCTATCCCTATTACAATGTGGTCTGGAATAAGGTTTACGAACCACCAAATTGGCGCCTTGTGCTTGATATTTCCCAGATTCAAACGATCGGTCCCTCAATATTCCACATACCCCTTCCGCTCGGAATTGGCTTTAGCAATAATGATACAATCATCATCTTGCCGATAAATCAATCACCACAACATTTTGAATTCCTCCTGCCGCAAGAACCGCTCTCCATTATCGTGGATCCTGAGCATTGGGTGATTCAGAAAAATATCGTCACGGGAATTTACGAACAAAAAGAAAGTACTCTCTCCCCGTGCTCCGACCTTCCGAATGTTGGCCGGAGAATAATCCTTGCCTCAAAACAACCAAGAGAGATTGAAATTTACGATGTCCTGGGACGCCAAATCTTGAAAGGGAAGATAAAAAATCTGGTCTTTGAACCTAAAGACGCAGGGGTTTATTTTATAAAGGTAGAAGACGCGAGGAAGAAGATTGTCATTATCAAATAA
- a CDS encoding diaminopimelate dehydrogenase: MAENKIKVAIIGYGNLGKGVKKAINRNPDMELVGIITRRPEVVKKIEKDIPVFSFENFKVLADVAILCGGSKEDIFGPENNRDIERIRIPDPYSYGQGLYFAQFFNTVDSFDTHRRIVDYYQQIGKIAKINRHTSVISGGWDPGTFSVERVLADAFFPGSKIYTFWGPGISQGHSDAVRQVPGVRDARSYTIPIKSALREVKKGRNPALKPQMMHKRIVYVVAHPDADKKDIARRIKQMPNYFAEYDTKIVFVSEEELKQKHRAFPHQGSVILSGSTGSGNKALIEYHCEWDSNPEATASILVACARACYRLHNEKRYGAFTMLDIPPVYYSPYSSHELIKNYM; this comes from the coding sequence ATGGCAGAAAATAAAATCAAAGTTGCCATCATTGGCTATGGCAACCTGGGAAAAGGTGTAAAAAAGGCGATAAATAGAAATCCGGATATGGAACTGGTTGGAATAATCACGCGCCGACCCGAGGTTGTGAAAAAAATTGAAAAAGATATCCCGGTATTTTCATTTGAGAATTTCAAAGTTCTCGCCGATGTGGCAATACTCTGCGGTGGTTCTAAAGAGGATATCTTTGGTCCGGAGAATAACCGAGATATCGAACGCATCCGTATTCCCGATCCTTACTCTTATGGCCAAGGTTTATACTTTGCCCAGTTTTTCAACACCGTGGACAGTTTTGATACCCATCGGCGAATTGTAGATTATTATCAACAAATCGGAAAAATCGCTAAGATTAACCGGCATACATCAGTAATTTCTGGGGGCTGGGACCCAGGGACATTCTCAGTAGAAAGAGTATTAGCCGATGCCTTTTTTCCCGGAAGCAAAATTTATACCTTTTGGGGTCCTGGTATAAGTCAGGGGCATTCTGATGCAGTCCGGCAGGTACCCGGTGTGCGGGATGCGCGGTCTTATACGATCCCGATAAAAAGTGCTCTTCGGGAGGTAAAGAAAGGTAGAAATCCAGCGTTAAAACCGCAGATGATGCACAAAAGAATTGTCTATGTCGTCGCCCATCCGGATGCCGATAAAAAAGATATCGCCCGCCGGATAAAACAGATGCCAAATTATTTTGCCGAATATGACACAAAAATCGTCTTCGTTTCCGAAGAAGAGTTAAAGCAAAAACACAGAGCATTTCCCCATCAGGGATCTGTAATTCTTTCCGGGAGCACTGGAAGCGGGAATAAAGCACTAATTGAATACCACTGTGAATGGGATAGCAATCCTGAAGCCACTGCCAGTATTCTGGTTGCCTGCGCCCGGGCCTGTTATCGTCTTCACAACGAAAAAAGATACGGCGCATTCACCATGTTAGACATCCCCCCTGTCTACTATTCACCGTACTCATCCCATGAACTTATTAAAAATTACATGTAG
- a CDS encoding sigma-54 dependent transcriptional regulator, translating into MYPILIVDDDESIRGLLTAFFEEENYTVLCAANGAQAWQIFLQHLPRIVILDQRLPDIQGIELLKKMREYDPEVKVVVITGYGEIKDAVKAMEYGAVNYLLKPLDLQELRIIIKQIQENLTIKKERDLYRDRLQVLTRGKLTPLIYKSKKMEEILNQVKEVAKTNSTVLLEGESGTGKGLLALYIHQISNRSTGPFVDIDCTTIPENLLESELFGYEPGAFTDARRRKEGLIELAHTGTLFLDEISSMPLLLQGKLLKVLEERRFRKLGGKKDINVDVRIIVATNANLEEMVEKGTFRKDLFFRINTFPIRLPPLRERKEDIIPLAEHFLKEIAREYHKEIVGIAPAAMELLKNYHWPGNIRELRNAIEKAIIITRATYLQPEDISLGKTGMIEEETLPLDYNKAITRVEMDLVKRALQQTQGNQTRAAELLGVSRNFLIRLMKKYRINPFAFKT; encoded by the coding sequence ATGTATCCAATTCTTATTGTGGATGATGATGAATCGATAAGGGGTCTTCTCACTGCCTTTTTCGAAGAAGAAAATTACACTGTATTATGTGCTGCCAATGGTGCCCAGGCGTGGCAGATATTTCTCCAACACCTTCCCCGGATTGTAATCCTCGATCAGCGCTTACCTGATATCCAGGGGATCGAACTTCTTAAAAAGATGAGAGAATACGATCCCGAAGTAAAGGTGGTGGTCATCACTGGTTACGGTGAGATCAAGGATGCAGTAAAAGCGATGGAGTACGGCGCTGTCAATTACCTTTTGAAACCCCTTGATCTCCAGGAGTTGCGTATAATAATTAAACAGATCCAGGAAAATCTCACTATAAAAAAAGAGCGTGATTTATACCGGGATAGACTTCAAGTTTTAACCCGAGGAAAACTGACACCATTGATCTATAAATCCAAAAAGATGGAGGAGATTTTAAATCAGGTAAAGGAAGTAGCAAAGACTAACTCCACGGTGCTACTGGAAGGTGAGAGTGGCACCGGCAAAGGACTTCTTGCCCTTTACATTCACCAAATCAGTAACCGGAGCACAGGACCATTCGTGGATATCGATTGCACAACAATTCCGGAAAACCTCCTTGAATCGGAATTATTCGGCTACGAGCCTGGTGCCTTTACCGACGCCCGGAGAAGAAAAGAAGGTTTGATTGAACTCGCTCATACCGGAACATTGTTTCTTGATGAGATAAGTAGCATGCCCCTCCTGCTGCAGGGTAAATTGTTGAAGGTGCTGGAAGAAAGGAGGTTTCGTAAATTGGGGGGAAAGAAGGATATAAATGTGGATGTGCGCATAATCGTAGCGACCAATGCCAATCTCGAAGAGATGGTGGAAAAGGGGACATTCCGAAAGGACCTCTTTTTCCGGATAAACACCTTTCCCATCCGCTTACCACCTTTGCGCGAAAGAAAGGAGGATATCATTCCCCTTGCCGAGCATTTCCTGAAAGAAATCGCCCGGGAATACCATAAAGAGATTGTCGGAATTGCTCCTGCCGCTATGGAGTTATTAAAAAATTATCACTGGCCCGGCAATATACGGGAACTGAGAAATGCGATCGAAAAGGCGATAATCATCACCCGTGCAACCTATCTCCAGCCTGAGGATATCAGCCTTGGAAAGACTGGGATGATAGAAGAAGAGACTCTGCCTTTGGACTACAATAAGGCAATAACGCGAGTAGAGATGGATCTTGTGAAGAGGGCACTCCAACAGACCCAGGGCAATCAAACCCGGGCTGCGGAATTACTTGGTGTTTCAAGAAATTTTTTGATAAGGTTGATGAAAAAATACCGTATCAATCCGTTTGCGTTTAAAACCTAA
- a CDS encoding ACT domain-containing protein, whose translation MKNIKVFKVGGSVLAEPEDFLKIAKLLLKFKTTAICLVTSAMKGETDKLIDLYMRAVPQPDFYGFERFAGMGEILAALIFESVFKALNAQARTILPGMAEWPIHIRLQSKGQLSAQKINEKREFTLLPIASKIASRFLLPLLNKNTILVIPGFIAQDEKKNIVTLGRGGSDISALLIAELLNAQELVLVKDVGGILSVDPKIVSNSRMIKKLSWAELGALAASGAQVLNPISLKHRKNLQKIRVIAQDGKNLENGGTEIVFDKEVSITLAEKIYGVLTFIGERIPETPGILSKVAQTLTEKKVAVHSLTISDNLLAIYVEESRVEEAYEHLSKLIPEIKNFKALNLKKGIAKIVVRSLKFINEPGAIKKIATPLSREKINIWEILTVHTDIMIFVEAQDKIRAYNLIKQLFKKE comes from the coding sequence ATGAAAAATATAAAGGTGTTTAAAGTCGGTGGCTCGGTTCTCGCTGAGCCCGAAGATTTTTTGAAAATTGCAAAATTGCTTTTAAAATTCAAGACGACCGCCATCTGTCTGGTAACATCAGCAATGAAAGGAGAGACTGATAAATTGATTGATTTATATATGAGGGCAGTTCCTCAACCGGATTTTTACGGCTTTGAGAGATTTGCAGGCATGGGTGAGATTCTTGCCGCGTTGATTTTTGAGTCGGTATTTAAAGCGTTGAACGCACAAGCCCGGACAATCTTACCTGGCATGGCTGAGTGGCCCATACACATCCGGTTGCAATCAAAAGGCCAGCTCAGTGCCCAGAAGATCAATGAAAAACGGGAATTCACATTATTACCGATCGCATCCAAGATTGCAAGCAGATTCCTGCTCCCCTTGCTTAATAAGAATACAATACTGGTAATCCCGGGCTTTATTGCCCAAGATGAAAAGAAAAATATCGTGACCCTGGGTCGGGGTGGTAGTGATATTTCGGCGTTATTGATCGCCGAATTGCTCAATGCCCAAGAGTTGGTTTTGGTTAAAGATGTAGGAGGTATCTTGAGTGTTGATCCCAAAATCGTTTCCAATTCCCGGATGATAAAGAAACTCAGCTGGGCAGAACTGGGTGCTCTCGCCGCATCAGGTGCCCAGGTTTTAAATCCTATCTCTTTAAAGCATAGAAAGAATCTTCAGAAAATCAGGGTGATTGCTCAAGATGGGAAAAATCTTGAGAATGGAGGAACCGAGATCGTCTTTGATAAAGAGGTGAGCATCACCCTTGCTGAGAAAATCTATGGTGTTTTGACCTTCATCGGCGAAAGGATTCCAGAGACACCCGGGATTTTAAGCAAAGTCGCCCAAACACTCACCGAAAAAAAGGTCGCAGTCCATTCCCTCACAATTTCTGATAACCTTCTGGCGATATATGTTGAAGAAAGTAGAGTGGAAGAAGCTTATGAACATCTATCAAAACTCATCCCGGAAATTAAAAATTTCAAGGCATTGAATCTGAAAAAGGGAATCGCCAAGATTGTGGTGCGCAGTTTAAAATTTATAAATGAACCAGGAGCGATAAAGAAGATTGCCACACCGCTTTCAAGGGAAAAGATTAATATTTGGGAAATTTTGACTGTTCATACCGACATCATGATCTTTGTTGAAGCCCAGGATAAAATAAGGGCTTATAATCTTATCAAACAACTCTTCAAAAAGGAGTGA
- a CDS encoding 4Fe-4S binding protein → MDDFICVLRCRGGRQSKDLYLYNGPQDCWFNYTIYNGNKSCIYGCLGAGHCAEVCPKNAIKLNQDKLPVINHDLCDGCGICVKECPRKALELIPRSHLIYLACKSHDEEERVQLHCANGCTGCGICAKSCPYEAIRLEDNLPVIDYEKCNSCGICVHKCPRNCFVDRAIARPYGIISLKCNGCGVCVKVCQFGAITGNLGQRHLIAKEKCIGCGRCFEICPIKAITMAGALGYTSAA, encoded by the coding sequence ATGGATGATTTCATCTGTGTCCTGCGCTGCCGGGGAGGGAGACAAAGTAAAGACCTCTATTTGTATAACGGACCTCAAGACTGCTGGTTTAATTACACGATTTATAATGGGAATAAATCCTGCATTTATGGCTGTCTGGGGGCAGGTCACTGTGCAGAGGTCTGTCCGAAAAATGCCATTAAGTTGAATCAAGATAAACTGCCCGTTATAAATCATGATTTATGTGATGGTTGTGGTATTTGTGTTAAGGAATGCCCGAGAAAGGCATTAGAATTAATCCCCCGGAGCCATCTGATCTATCTCGCCTGCAAATCACATGATGAAGAAGAACGAGTGCAGCTTCATTGTGCTAATGGCTGCACTGGTTGTGGAATCTGTGCAAAATCCTGTCCTTATGAAGCAATAAGATTAGAAGATAATTTGCCGGTGATCGATTATGAAAAGTGCAATTCCTGCGGTATCTGCGTCCATAAATGTCCACGGAACTGTTTTGTAGACCGGGCGATCGCCCGACCTTATGGTATAATCTCATTGAAATGTAATGGCTGTGGGGTATGTGTAAAAGTATGTCAATTTGGGGCAATCACAGGGAATTTGGGGCAGAGGCATCTCATTGCCAAGGAGAAATGCATCGGCTGCGGGCGGTGTTTTGAAATATGCCCGATAAAGGCGATAACGATGGCTGGTGCCCTGGGCTATACCAGCGCCGCTTGA
- the speB gene encoding agmatinase produces MIIEYANSDLKNAQIAIMGFPYDRTSSFIPGSRLGPRYIRICTENIEWFSPYQNRSVASVKIADLEDYEFRTEDPIKEMEEKAYELYRKQRRVIFLGGEHTISFPIIKGIKRVIKEFSVIHFDAHADLRDEYHGERLSHAAAMRRVGEVVGLKSIYQFGIRSGTEEEFSLNKNLYRFTVRSNLKRVLMKIPEPIYLTIDVDVVDPSQMPAVSTPEPNGIPFKELIDSILLLKGKRIIGADIVEYNPLACTPYATGAAVAVILRELILVMAG; encoded by the coding sequence ATGATAATTGAATATGCAAATTCGGATTTAAAAAATGCCCAGATTGCAATCATGGGTTTCCCCTATGATCGAACATCTTCATTCATTCCTGGTTCCCGCCTGGGCCCACGCTATATACGAATCTGTACCGAAAATATTGAGTGGTTTTCACCATACCAAAATCGTTCGGTGGCATCTGTGAAGATTGCCGACCTTGAAGATTATGAGTTCCGGACCGAGGACCCAATAAAAGAAATGGAAGAGAAGGCATATGAACTATACCGAAAACAAAGACGGGTCATCTTTTTGGGAGGTGAGCATACGATATCCTTTCCGATCATCAAAGGGATAAAACGAGTGATCAAGGAATTTTCCGTGATCCATTTTGATGCCCATGCCGATTTAAGAGATGAATATCATGGGGAAAGATTGAGCCATGCAGCTGCAATGCGCCGAGTAGGTGAGGTGGTGGGTTTAAAAAGTATCTATCAATTCGGAATTCGTTCCGGGACCGAAGAGGAATTTTCCCTGAACAAAAATCTCTACCGCTTTACGGTCCGGTCAAATTTAAAGCGGGTCCTTATGAAAATTCCCGAACCGATTTATCTGACGATCGATGTGGATGTGGTAGACCCTTCCCAGATGCCGGCAGTGAGCACCCCAGAACCCAACGGGATACCGTTCAAAGAGTTGATCGATTCCATCCTTCTTTTGAAAGGCAAAAGAATAATCGGGGCGGATATTGTGGAGTATAATCCGCTGGCGTGCACCCCTTATGCAACAGGAGCAGCAGTAGCAGTGATTTTGCGCGAGTTGATTTTGGTTATGGCAGGTTGA